A genomic window from Candidatus Pelagisphaera phototrophica includes:
- the argJ gene encoding bifunctional glutamate N-acetyltransferase/amino-acid acetyltransferase ArgJ — MSSSITFKTDTEGVTDSEGFFASADSADIRGKGDERLDTGVLYSIAPCAAAGVFTKNAVKAAPVLDCERVLRAGGPVFGLVANSGNANACTGNQGISDSLSMLQTAESASGSPKGSFLVCSTGRIGDFLPMDKITPTVKSVASRALDGEKEGTKFSECILTSDTRKKTCTATFAVEGNTVTIGGAAKGAGMIQPNMATMLAFITTDIAAESTVLQDLLKESVKHSFNAITVDGDMSTNDTVLLLANGQSGVSLDETSMKRFQEALFQVCDCLADKIVADGERITKVVEILVAGAASDQDAESISRSIGNSLLVKTSWYGNDPNWGRLMEALGYANAQIDQYIIDISYDGVPALVGGDPVPENKPKWKKVVSKPRFTIRINMHQGDGNFRLRASDLTEDYVDFNKSE, encoded by the coding sequence ATGTCTAGTTCTATCACATTCAAAACGGACACGGAAGGTGTTACGGATTCAGAGGGATTCTTTGCTTCTGCAGACTCGGCGGATATTCGTGGCAAGGGTGACGAAAGATTGGATACCGGGGTCTTGTATTCGATTGCACCCTGTGCCGCTGCAGGAGTTTTTACGAAGAACGCAGTGAAAGCTGCACCGGTTCTCGACTGCGAGAGAGTCTTACGAGCTGGGGGCCCCGTTTTTGGCCTTGTTGCTAATAGTGGAAATGCGAATGCCTGTACAGGAAACCAGGGAATTTCGGACTCACTGTCGATGCTCCAGACAGCGGAGTCAGCGAGTGGTAGCCCGAAGGGCAGCTTTCTTGTCTGCTCCACCGGAAGAATCGGCGATTTTTTGCCGATGGATAAAATTACTCCCACAGTTAAGTCTGTAGCTTCGAGGGCTCTTGATGGAGAGAAGGAAGGGACAAAATTTTCTGAGTGTATCTTAACATCAGATACAAGGAAGAAGACATGCACTGCAACCTTTGCAGTAGAAGGCAATACAGTGACCATTGGAGGGGCTGCCAAGGGTGCGGGGATGATCCAGCCTAATATGGCAACGATGCTAGCTTTTATCACCACTGATATCGCTGCGGAATCAACGGTTCTCCAAGATCTATTAAAAGAGTCGGTCAAACATTCCTTCAATGCGATCACGGTTGACGGTGATATGAGCACCAACGATACGGTACTGCTTCTGGCGAACGGACAATCAGGGGTATCACTCGATGAAACTTCGATGAAACGCTTCCAGGAAGCGTTGTTCCAGGTTTGTGATTGCCTGGCCGACAAGATCGTGGCAGACGGCGAGCGAATTACAAAGGTTGTTGAAATACTAGTTGCGGGAGCTGCAAGTGATCAAGATGCTGAGAGCATCTCTCGCTCAATCGGCAATTCATTGCTCGTGAAGACATCATGGTATGGCAACGATCCTAACTGGGGCCGATTGATGGAGGCGCTTGGCTATGCGAATGCTCAGATTGATCAGTACATTATTGATATCAGTTATGACGGCGTACCGGCTCTCGTTGGGGGAGATCCCGTACCGGAAAATAAACCTAAGTGGAAGAAGGTTGTTTCGAAACCGAGGTTTACGATTCGGATAAACATGCACCAAGGTGATGGTAATTTCAGATTGAGGGCTAGTGACCTGACAGAAGATTACGTTGATTTTAACAAGAGCGAATAG